Proteins encoded by one window of Bradyrhizobium sp. B097:
- a CDS encoding TIGR00645 family protein, producing MSEQLAPTPSSSPTPRIMRGFEYVLFNSRWLMAPFYVGLVVALAVLLLKFARMLWEFVLHASGYKSTEVILDALALIDVTLVANLILIVVFSGYENFVSRIDTSGNPNWPIWITKIDFAGLKQKLLASIVAISAIHVLEAFLNIDAAFDATRMTWLVAVHLVFVISALLLALSDRWGGYHGDE from the coding sequence ATGTCGGAACAGCTGGCTCCCACCCCATCGAGCTCTCCGACGCCGCGCATCATGCGCGGCTTCGAATATGTGCTGTTCAACAGCCGCTGGCTGATGGCGCCGTTCTATGTCGGCCTGGTGGTGGCGCTTGCCGTGCTGCTGCTGAAATTCGCGCGCATGCTCTGGGAGTTCGTCCTGCATGCGTCCGGCTACAAATCGACGGAAGTCATCCTCGATGCGCTGGCGCTGATCGACGTCACGCTGGTCGCCAACCTCATTCTGATCGTGGTCTTTTCGGGCTACGAGAACTTCGTCTCGCGCATCGACACGTCGGGCAACCCGAACTGGCCGATCTGGATCACCAAGATCGATTTTGCCGGGCTGAAGCAGAAGCTGTTGGCGTCGATCGTCGCGATTTCAGCGATCCACGTGCTGGAAGCGTTCCTGAACATCGATGCCGCGTTCGACGCGACGCGGATGACCTGGCTCGTCGCCGTGCACCTGGTCTTCGTGATCTCGGCGCTGTTGCTGGCGCTCTCGGATCGCTGGGGCGGCTATCACGGTGACGAGTAG
- a CDS encoding lysozyme inhibitor LprI family protein: MRAVGIAVASILFAHPALAIDCATANSAAEKAICSDPEARSADEALGKAYIQLRNSLSANAAAVLRRSQTEWIQSRDAVCGAPTAIKPLSECLALQSRERQRFLDGRPRAGDVADRLFRRLFIARPAKNGSADLSISAIEFVGGGDWQSRLNGAIDAAVKRATATAEAAKENPGRHDNYEVGLEIDLPYASSRLVSVHVTSESYIGQAHPDSGSYNINFDRTLNRQLRFDDLLAEASAKPIFEFCRSEVAKQKRERSDDADHWKDDVELTEVSENSKDLKSWSFDATAAVVDYGSYGFGGYGQCMCSCTIPYSMLRPLVKKDFPLP; this comes from the coding sequence GTGCGTGCCGTCGGTATTGCCGTTGCATCGATATTGTTCGCGCATCCAGCCCTCGCGATCGATTGCGCGACGGCAAACAGTGCCGCGGAAAAAGCGATCTGTTCAGACCCTGAAGCACGCAGTGCCGATGAGGCGCTTGGCAAGGCATACATTCAACTGCGCAATTCGCTGTCCGCCAATGCCGCGGCCGTCTTGCGGCGTTCTCAGACCGAATGGATTCAATCACGCGACGCGGTCTGCGGCGCCCCCACGGCAATCAAGCCATTGTCCGAGTGCCTTGCGCTGCAATCCAGGGAGCGGCAAAGGTTTCTGGACGGAAGGCCGCGTGCCGGCGATGTCGCCGACCGTCTGTTCCGGCGGCTATTCATCGCGCGGCCGGCGAAGAACGGTTCGGCCGATCTTTCCATCAGCGCAATCGAATTCGTAGGCGGAGGCGATTGGCAATCGCGGCTGAACGGAGCGATCGACGCCGCAGTCAAGCGAGCGACCGCCACCGCCGAAGCGGCAAAAGAAAATCCGGGACGCCACGACAACTATGAGGTTGGTCTGGAGATCGACCTCCCCTACGCGTCCTCGCGGCTGGTTTCGGTGCACGTGACGAGCGAAAGCTATATCGGGCAGGCCCACCCGGATTCGGGCTCTTACAACATCAACTTCGACAGGACGCTGAACCGGCAACTGAGGTTCGACGATCTTCTCGCCGAAGCCAGCGCAAAGCCGATTTTCGAATTCTGCCGATCGGAGGTCGCGAAGCAGAAAAGGGAGCGATCGGATGACGCCGATCACTGGAAGGATGACGTCGAACTGACGGAAGTCAGCGAGAATTCAAAGGACCTTAAGTCTTGGAGTTTCGACGCCACGGCAGCCGTCGTCGACTATGGCTCCTACGGTTTCGGAGGGTACGGGCAATGCATGTGCAGCTGCACGATTCCGTATTCGATGCTGCGTCCGCTCGTGAAAAAGGACTTTCCGCTTCCCTAG
- a CDS encoding carbonic anhydrase produces the protein MNSFPKQLIDGYRTFATQRLPTEQSRYRDLSERGQFPETMVIGCCDSRVSPEVIFDAGPGELFVVRNIANLVPVYQPDSNAHGVSAALEYAVTVLKVKNIVVLGHAQCGGIRAFVDRIKPLTPGDFIGKWMQMFIKPGEIVEQRDHESMQDFVTRIEKAAVFRSLENLMTFPFVRERVESGETQLHGAYFGVAEGSLFVLDRVAKEFISVADAMKAGA, from the coding sequence ATGAATTCCTTTCCGAAGCAGTTGATCGACGGCTACCGGACCTTCGCGACCCAGCGGTTGCCGACCGAACAGTCGCGATACCGGGACCTGTCTGAGCGCGGCCAGTTTCCCGAGACCATGGTGATCGGCTGCTGCGATTCCCGCGTCTCTCCGGAAGTGATCTTCGATGCCGGCCCCGGCGAGTTGTTCGTGGTCCGCAACATCGCCAACTTGGTTCCGGTCTATCAGCCCGACAGCAATGCGCACGGCGTCTCGGCCGCGCTGGAATATGCCGTGACCGTGCTGAAGGTGAAGAACATCGTGGTGCTGGGCCATGCCCAGTGCGGCGGCATCCGCGCCTTCGTCGACAGGATCAAGCCGCTCACGCCCGGCGACTTCATCGGCAAATGGATGCAGATGTTCATCAAGCCCGGCGAGATCGTCGAGCAGCGCGATCACGAGAGCATGCAGGACTTCGTCACCCGCATCGAGAAGGCCGCGGTGTTCCGCTCGCTGGAGAACCTGATGACGTTCCCGTTCGTGCGCGAGCGCGTCGAGAGCGGCGAGACGCAATTGCACGGCGCCTATTTCGGCGTCGCCGAGGGCTCGCTGTTCGTGCTCGACCGGGTCGCGAAGGAATTCATCAGCGTCGCCGATGCCATGAAGGCCGGCGCGTAG
- a CDS encoding aspartate-semialdehyde dehydrogenase codes for MGYKVAVVGATGNVGREMLNILDERKFPADEVVVLASRRSVGVEVSYGDRTLKVKALEHYDFSDVDICLMSAGGSVSKEWSPRIGAAGAVVIDNSSAWRMDPDVPLIVPEVNADAAAGFTKKNIIANPNCSTAQLVVALKPLHDKATITRVVVATYQSVSGAGKDAMDELFSQTKAVYTNDELINKKFPKRIAFNIIPQIDVFMEDGYTKEEWKMMAETKKILDPKIKLTATCVRVPVFVSHSEAVNVEFANPITADEARNILRNAPGCLVIDKHEPGGYVTPYEAAGEDATYISRIREDATVENGLSFWCVSDNLRKGAALNAIQIAEVLINRKLITAKKKAA; via the coding sequence ATGGGTTACAAAGTCGCGGTGGTCGGAGCGACCGGCAATGTCGGGCGCGAAATGCTCAACATTCTCGACGAGCGCAAATTCCCCGCCGACGAGGTCGTCGTGCTGGCCTCGCGCCGCAGCGTCGGCGTCGAGGTCTCCTATGGCGACCGCACCCTCAAGGTGAAGGCGCTCGAGCACTATGACTTCTCCGATGTCGACATCTGCCTGATGTCGGCCGGCGGCTCGGTCTCCAAGGAATGGTCGCCCAGGATCGGCGCGGCCGGCGCGGTCGTGATCGACAATTCCTCGGCCTGGCGCATGGACCCCGACGTGCCGCTGATCGTGCCGGAGGTGAACGCGGATGCGGCCGCCGGCTTCACCAAGAAGAACATCATCGCCAACCCGAACTGCTCGACCGCGCAGCTCGTCGTGGCGCTGAAGCCGCTGCACGACAAGGCGACGATCACGCGCGTCGTGGTCGCGACCTATCAATCGGTGTCGGGCGCCGGCAAGGATGCGATGGACGAATTGTTCTCGCAGACCAAGGCCGTCTACACCAATGACGAGCTGATCAATAAGAAGTTTCCGAAGCGCATCGCCTTCAACATCATTCCGCAGATCGACGTCTTCATGGAAGACGGCTACACCAAGGAAGAGTGGAAGATGATGGCGGAGACCAAGAAGATCCTTGATCCCAAGATCAAGCTGACCGCGACCTGCGTGCGCGTGCCGGTCTTCGTCAGCCACTCCGAGGCCGTGAACGTCGAGTTCGCCAACCCGATCACGGCGGACGAGGCGCGCAACATCCTGCGCAACGCGCCGGGTTGTCTCGTGATCGACAAGCACGAGCCGGGCGGCTACGTCACGCCCTATGAGGCGGCCGGCGAGGACGCGACCTATATCAGCCGCATCCGCGAGGATGCGACGGTGGAGAACGGCCTGTCGTTCTGGTGCGTGTCGGACAATCTGCGCAAGGGCGCGGCGCTGAACGCGATCCAGATCGCGGAAGTCCTGATCAACCGCAAGCTGATCACCGCGAAGAAGAAAGCGGCCTAA